Proteins encoded in a region of the Labrus mixtus chromosome 19, fLabMix1.1, whole genome shotgun sequence genome:
- the myd88 gene encoding myeloid differentiation primary response protein MyD88 gives MECVDSHLMSVPLIALNVTVRNKLGLYLNPKNTVAADWTAVAEAVGYSYLEIKNFERSKSPTKTVLDDWQARSTDATVGKLLSILTENERKDIVEDLRPLIDEDVRKYCESLKKKAEPPVQVHEVDSCLPRPAPERIGITLEDDPEGAPELFDAFICYCQSDFDFVHEMIRQLEQTDHKLKLCVFDRDVLPGSCVWTITSELIEKRCKRMVVVISDEYLDSDACDFQTKFALSLCPGARNKRLIPVVYKQMKKPFPSILRFLTVCDYTRPCTQTWFWKRLAKALALP, from the exons ATGGAGTGTGTCGACTCGCACCTCATGTCCGTCCCCCTCATCGCCCTGAACGTTACCGTGAGGAACAAGCTGGGACTTTATCTGAACCCCAAAAACACAGTGGCTGCGGACTGGACGGCTGTTGCAGAGGCCGTGGGCTACTCGTACCTGGAGATAAAGAACTTTGAAAGGTCAAAAAGTCCGACAAAAACGGTTCTGGACGACTGGCAGGCTCGATCCACGGATGCGACAGTAGGGAAGCTGCTGTCTATTCTGACCGAGAATGAGAGGAAAGACATTGTGGAGGATCTGCGTCCTTTGATAG ACGAGGACGTGAGAAAATATTGTGAGAGTCTTAAGAAGAAGGCCGAGCCCCCTGTTCAGGTTCACGAAGTCGACAGCTGTCTCCCTCGGCCTGCCCCAGAGAGGATCGGTATCACCCTTGAGGATGACCCAGAAG GTGCTCCTGAGCTGTTTGATGCCTTCATCTGCTACTGCCAGAGTGACTTTGACTTTGTCCATGAGATGATCCGGCAGTTGGAGCAGACAGATCACAAGCtgaagttgtgtgtgtttgaccgaGATGTCCTCCCGGGCTCCTGTGTGTGGACGATCACGAGTGAACTTATCGAGAAGAG GTGCAAAAGAATGGTGGTGGTCATTTCTGATGAATACCTTGACAGCGATGCCTGTGACTTTCAGACCAAGTTTGCTCTCAGCCTCTGTCCTG GAGCCCGAAATAAACGTCTTATCCCAGTGGTTTACAAGCAAATGAAAAAGCCATTCCCAAGCATTTTACGCTTCCTCACAGTATGTGACTACACCCGGCCTTGCACACAGACCTGGTTCTGGAAGCGGCTGGCCAAAGCTCTCGCACTTCCCTAA